The stretch of DNA CCCTTGACACAAATCCCAAATATCATTCCCAATAACACGATGGCTCCCAACTGGCCCTTCTCACAATCCCTCTTGTCCTCTGCCTTTCATGAATCTCAGGGCTGCTCACAGAGCACACAACCCAGCCCGAAAAATCCCATCAAGCAGAGTGTCAAATCTTGTGTTGTCTGTGGAGTTCAGCTTTGGAGGAAAGGGGGCTAAGCCTATGGTGTCAGAAAACATGGCCATTGTAGGACCTACTCATCTCTCATTCCTTCTTTTCATAGCACCCGCTTCTATGCCCGATGCTGTCCATTGCAAGGACTTGCTTAGAGCGACAAAGCCCAGTGTGGCTGGGCCACACTACATAAATGCCACAGAAAGACCTCACTCATGACACAGTACCTCAGGCAGCCTTCAGACACCTCATTTACCTGCCCTCCCATGCACCTTTCAGAGAAATGCTCCAGCCTCTAATTCTCTCACTTTGAAGGTTCTGTCAGCATCTAACACTATGTCCTCAACAGGAGGACATGAAAAGGTCAAGTTGTGGGAAGGACACCACACCCCAACTCATTACTTGCCAGGCTTTGGCATGCAAGAGCAGCTCACGCCAAATGTTGTCATGCGCAAAGCCTCTCTTGCCCCACGGGCACTCACGGACCAGCATAAAAGCCGGCCCTGCGTCTCGCACCTTCACAATCTCCTTCCAACACCTTCTCCCCTGAGACCAACAAGGTGAGCCTGAACCCCgatcccttccttcccctgccccactAGGCCCATCTCTCCACATGCCCTCTGACCCCAGCATCAGCAGCCATTCCACCTCCCCAACACCATGCTCCCCATAAACCCAGGCCTTCCCATTCCCTTGGCCTCCCTCACCACCATTCCACACACCTCTAATACCCTCCACCTTCCCAACACCCTCTCTTCCAGGCACCCTCCACAACACAGACATGTCCTGCTACAACCTCTGCAACCCCTGCGGACCCACCCCGCTGGCTAAcagctgcaacgagccctgTGTCAGGCAGTGCGAGGACTCCCACGTCGCCATCCAGCCTTCCACCGTGCTGGTCACCCTGCCAggacccatcctcagctccttcccccagaacacCGCCGTTGGATCCTCCGCATCAGCTGCCGTGGGCAGCAACCTCAGCGCCCAGGGAGTGCCCATCTCTGGAGGCGGCTTCGGAGGCTTTGGCCTGGGAGGCTTGGGAGGCTATGGCTTGGGAGGCCTGGGCTGCTTCTCTGGCAGAAGAGCCTGCTACCCCTGCTAAGGACCCACGCCAGGACCCCTGACAGCAGCTAACAATGCCCTGCAACCATCTTTATGGACTGAGGATGCTCTGATCTCCGTGCTCTGGGAATACCTTCCACACAAAATGCACAGCTGCTGATGGTCACTGTGCCTGCACCTCTGACCAGGGCCCTTCAGCTTGTGCTCCTTCCTTTTCATGAGTCTTCCTCAATAAAGTTCTAATGCATGACAGCCTGACACTCCTCCTTTCTTCACACAACGCACTTCATCCAAAGGAACCTAGACAGGCTTCAATCAGAActgaatgaggttcaacaagtctaagtgcaaggtgctgcacctggttCGGGGCAATCCCGGAaaggagtacagactgggagaactcattgagagcagccctgcagagaaggacttgggttGTTTTGGTGAATGAAAGGCTCAACAGGATCCAGCAATGCACgcctgcagcccaggaggccaactgcatcctgtgCTGCATCAACAGAGCAGTAATCAGCATAGTGAGGGAGTTGATTGTCCCCTTcttctctgcccttgtgaggccccaggAATGCTTGGCTCACGACATAGGTAGGGCAGGTTGAAAAACGCCACAAGGCCTCCCatagtgtattgggtttacatggcaaggttttggtagtagGGACTGCAGGGATGGCCTCTGTGAGGAGAATCCAGCAGTTATCCCACACTTGAACAGGGCCTCTTTCAGCAAGCTACAAAGGGGCCTGCCGCTGCCCAAGCACAAGAGGTCATGAGCGCAGGTCAGAAAGGGTCACACCTTAAATGACATCACCCAAGACCTACAACTGACCAAACACAGGCTTCATCCTACTAAGGCTCTTCGACCCGCTCCCTCTCAAAAAATTTCCCCTCATTAGCATGCCCTACCACTGTTCTCTTCTGTTCTATAATCCTACACCGTCACAACAAACACTATCTCAGAATGATATAGTCAGGAAGGAAACTCTTGACATCGGGGAGGGCAACAGCTGTGGTCAAGAACGGTCAGCAGGCTGTCCAGGACCATGTGCAGTGGCATGCAGCCACTTTTCAGACCACCACACTGTTTGTTTGTGTAACCCGTACTTGTCAGCTTCTCTGCAAGCGTGTCATGGCAGCAAGCATCAAAGCCTTTCCTAAAGGTAAGGTAAGCAACAGTTGTTGCTCTCTCCTTGTGCACCCAGCAGGTCACTTCAACATAGAAGTCACTGAGAAGGCTCCAGTATGATCTGCTCTTTGTAGATCCAAGCTGACTACTCCCCATCTCTTTCTTATCATTCACGTGCTTGTGGTGTGCTTTCCAGGAGGATTTCTTTCAGAACCTTCCCAGTGACGCATGACAGACCGAACAGCCTGCAGAGTCCCAGGCCTTCCTTCTCCTGCTTGTTGAACATAGGAGTCGGGTGAGTTTCATCCAGTTTCCAGGTCCTGTCCCAGTTGCCATAATCTTTCAAAGATAATTGAAAATGGCCTTGCACAGACATCAGCCAGAACCCTCACCTTCTTTGGGTTCACCCCATCAGATCCTGAATACTTCTGCATATCCAGATGCACAACCTACCCATCTGCCTCTGCAAGAAGCTCTGCTCACCTGAGAGACAGCCTGCAAAACACTCACCTCAGCTGCCCTCAAGCAGGCCTTGCCATCATTCCTCCCTTTGGAATGCAAACATCAGCACAAGGTCTACTAATCTGGATGCCTCCAGCTCCCCTCTGAAATATCCAGATCCTCTTTCTGACCATCAAACATGGGGCAGAAAAATAGCTGTCACCTTGACCCTCACCCTGAAGAAGACCCCCAACACTCAGGCTCTCCAGCTAGCCCTTCCCCACAGTTCCACTCCCTCAGCCCCTCATTAGTCTCAAGCTATCTTGCAGGCATCCCCAATCAACCCAAGGGGCCCCTATCAAGCAGTGTGTTGGGCCAAAGCCTAGCCTGGGAACATGCTGGCATTAGTAAACGAAAGCGCTACGGAGTGGCCAAAGCAACTCTTTGAGAAGAATGGCAGGACTGCTGACATCAAAGGGCTTGCGAGCTCAGTACCAGGCCGCAGGGGACAACAGCCTGCTCTCACAAACAGCCCTCTCCTGCCTGCTTGGACTACCGCCCACAGGGATGGCCCCAGGTTTGCACAAGACAAAGCAGGCAGCTTCCTTTCTCCCACCTACAACCTTCCAAGCACCACGGCCACCAAGCCACCGATACAGCACACCCAACGGGAAAGCCAAGGGTAAAGACTGGCTAAGCGAGCTGTTAgaaaggcagggaggcagcaaaTGTGATGGAATCATGGAATCCCAGAATAGACCAAGTTGTGAGGGACCCACAAGGAACATTGCGTCCAACTAGTGGCACCACACAGGactacccaaaaatcaaaccgcATTTCTGAGAGTGTTGTCTTGTGCTGCAGCAGTCTTGGTGCTGTGATGGCTTCCATGGGGAACCTGCACAACCACCCTCTCGGGAAAGAGCCTTTCCCTAATATCCAAGCTGAACCTGCCCTGACACAGCTTCAGGCTGTTCCCTCAGGCCCCACTGCTGCTCACCAGACAGAAGAGATCAGCGCCTGTCCTCCGctgcccttgtgaggaagctgtaggctcTGGTCAGgtctcctcttctctgggctCAACAAACCAAGATCCTGCAGCCACTCCTCGTATATCCAGCCCTCTAAACCTTTCACCATCTCTGTACTTCTCCTTTTGACAATCTCTAAGAGTTTTGTGTCGTTAGATTGCGGTGACCAATTCTGTACACAGCACTTGAGGGAAGGCTGCACCAGTGTgcagtagagcgggacaatcacttcctttGACcggctagcaatgctgtgcttgatgtaACCCAGGAAACGGGGGGAactttggctgccagggcaccctCTTGACTCTCAGTCCACTTGCTGTCAACTAGAACGCATATGTCCTTTCAGgcggggctgctctcctgcctctcTTCCCCCACTCTGGACATAGatccagggttgccctgtcTCAGATGGGGAATTCGCCAGTTGCCCTTCTTAAATTTCATGCTGTTGCTCATAGCCCAGCCCTCTAATTTCTCAACGTCTATGTGCGAGGCTTCTCTACCCAAAATGGAGCCCTCAGGAACCCCCATAGCGACTTCCTGCCAGGCACAGGTAACCCTATTTACAACTACACTTTGAGTCTGGCCAATCAGCCAACTGCTGAACCATCTCATTAGATATTAGTCTAGCTGTGTGCTTGAcgttttgtccagaaggatattCTGAGGAACTTAATCAAATCTTTTCTGAACTCCTAAGAGATTACACCTACTGGTGGCTACACATTATAAATGAGAGGGGTAAGATCATCATAAATAAGTGTGCCAGTGTCTCACGCCCAGCACATCTGGGAAGCCCAGACCAGCCAGTATTATGGCAAGGCCAGCAAATAGGGCCCCCTCCTCACAACAATGCAGCCGCAAACCGCACCGCTTGAGTGACATGCCATGACCTCATTTAATGACACCCACCTCTCCCATGCTTTGGCCATGTTTGCAGACTGCCCTCACTACCATTCTCAATGCAAATCCTCCCAAAGGGCGATCCTTACTTAAAAGCTGCCGCCAAGGCCAAATAGACATTTCCTCAAcacaaggaaatgaaaaaggtgCGTTGTGGAAAGGACAACACACCCCACTTGTCACGCTTTGGCATGTAAGAGCAGCTCACACCAAATGCTGTCATGCACAAAGGGTTTCTTGTCCTGTGGCACTCAGGGACAAGTATAAAAGACGGCCCTGTGCCTCGCATTCTCACACACTCCTCCAGACGCCTTCTCCCCTGCGACCAACAAGGTGAGTCTGAACCCCGCAccctccttccccaccccaccaGCCTCATCTCCCTATCTCTCCACACACCCTCTGCCCCAAGCCTCAACAGCCCTTCTGCCTCCCCACCACCATGCTCCTCATGACCCCAGGCCTCTCCACTCTCTTGGCCTCCCCCACCACCGCTCCTGACACCCCCAACACGCTCTGCATTCACAATACCCTCTCTTCCAGGCACCCTCCACACCACAGACATGTCCTGCTACGACATCTGCCGCCCCTGTGGACCCACTCCGCTGGCTAAcagctgcaacgagccctgTGTCAGGCAGTGCGAGGACTCCCACGTTGTCATCCAGCCTTCCACCGTGGTGGTCACCCTGCCAggacccatcctcagctccttcccccagaacacCGCCGTTGGATCCTCCGCATCAGCTGCCGTGGGCAGCAACCTCAGCGCCCAGGGAGTGCCCGTCTCTGGAGGCGGCTTCGGAGGCTTTGGCCTGGGAGGCTTGGGAGGCTATGGCTTGGGaggcctgggctgcatctctgGCAGAAGAGCCTGCTACCCCTGCTAAGGACCCACGCCAGGACCCCTGACAGCAGCTAACAATGCCCTGCAACCAACTTCATGGACTGAGGATGCTCTGATCTCCGTGCTCTGGGAATACCTTCCACACAAAATGCATAGCTGCTGATGGTCACTTTGCTTGCACCTCTGaccagggtcctgctgcttgtGCTCCTTCCTTTTAATGAGTCTTCCTCAATAAAGTTCTAATGCATGCCAGCCTGACACTCCTCCTTTCTCCACCCAACACTCTCCATTGGAAGGGTCCTGGACGGGCTGGAGAAGCAGGCCCATATGAACTGCATGAGGTTGAACAATTCTAAGTGTAGCGTGCTGTACCTGgttcagggcaatcccagacaggagtacAGACGGGGAGAAGAACtccttgagagcagccctgcagagaaggacttgggggttctggtggaccaAGGGCTCGACAAGACCCAGCAttgccctcctgcagcccagaaggcccaccgcatcctgggctgcatcaacagaggtgTGACCtacaggtcgagggaggtgattgttcccctctactctgccctcatgaggccCCACATGGAGTACTACCTATTGCTTTATGGCCCATAGCACAAGATGATGTGTACCTGTTAGAGCGAGTCCAGCGGATGGCtccaaagatgatcagagggctagaGCACCTCCCCTATGAAGAAACGTTGAGAAAGTTGGtgatgtttataaatatgtaaaggatgagtgtcaggaggatggagccaggctcttctcggTGACAcacagtgataggacaagggttAATGGGTGTAAGCTAGAACACAGGAAGTCCTGCTTAAATATTaggcaaatcttttttttttgatgttgagGTTTagagaacactggaacaggctgcccaggggggttgtgaagtctccttctctggataCTTTCAGTACCCACCTGGACACATTCCCTTGTGACATGatttaggtgttcctgctctggcagaggggttggactagatgatctttcaaggtcccttccaatccttaatgttatgt from Anas platyrhynchos isolate ZD024472 breed Pekin duck chromosome 2, IASCAAS_PekinDuck_T2T, whole genome shotgun sequence encodes:
- the LOC140001788 gene encoding feather beta keratin-like, with the translated sequence MLTCAKALLPQRHSRTSIKAGCTPSTLTHSSRLLLHCDQQGTLHTTDMSCYDICRPCGPTPLANSCNEPCVRQCEDSHVVIQPSTVVVTLPGPILSSFPQNTAVGSSASAAVGSNLSAQGVPVSGGGFGGFGLGGLGGYGLGGLGCISGRRACYPC